From the genome of Gymnogyps californianus isolate 813 chromosome 17, ASM1813914v2, whole genome shotgun sequence, one region includes:
- the MTG2 gene encoding mitochondrial ribosome-associated GTPase 2: MVPRCWAVLGGRAVPAAASVVLSRCWAVLGGQPPWRPVSLLLSPVPLPAGGRQLPFSTTCARCSKNRRLRQKRVISERKLTRYFVDHRKVRVVGGQGGGGGHSFYSEPRKIFGGPDGGNGGDGGHVILKADQQMKSLSSVLPFYQGFHGERGGRKNCYGANGAYVYVKVPVGTLVKEDGKVVADLTQHGEEYVAAYGGAGGKGNRFFLSNENRAPTLFTPGEPGQERVLHLELKTTAHAGLVGFPNAGKSSLLRAISSAKPAVAAYPFTTLNPHVGVVHYQDYEQVAVADIPGLIKGAHQNRGLGMAFLRHIERCRFLLYVVDLSVSQPWIQLQDLKYELEQYKKGLSERPCVVIGNKIDLAQSRINLPLLKEQIDDRVIALSALTGDNLEELLLHLRELYDTYVKTEQSRGQSPVKW, from the exons ATGGTGCCGCGGTGCTGGGCCGTGCTGGGTGGCCGGGCTGTCCCGGCGGCTGCCAGTGTCGTGCTGTCGCGGTGCTGGGCCGTGCTGGGCGGCCAGCCCCCGTGGAGGCCggtctccctcctcctcagcccgGTGCCGCTGCCGGCGGGGGGCCGGCAGCTGCCTTTCTCCACAACCTGCGCGCGGTGCTCAAAGAACAGGCGGCTGAGGCAAAAAAGAGTCATTTCGGAGAGGAAACTG ACACGCTATTTCGTGGATCACCGGAAGGTGCGTGTGGTTggaggacaaggaggaggagggggtcATTCTTTTTATAGTGaacccagaaaaatatttggaggtCCTGATGGTGGAAATGGAGGTGATGGGGGTCATGTCATTTTGAAAG CTGACCAGCAAATGAAATCGCTTTCTTCAGTCCTCCCCTTCTATCAGGGTTttcatggagagagaggaggaaggaaaaactgTTATGGAGCTAACGGTGCATATGTGTATGTTAAA GTCCCTGTAGGTACATTGGTTAAGGAGGATGGGAAGGTTGTGGCTGACCTCACTCAACATGGTGAAGAGTATGTTGCAGCTtatggaggagctggagggaaaggTAAtcgcttttttctttccaatgaaAACCGAGCTCCAACATTATTTACTCCAGGAGAGCCAGGTCAGGAGAGGGTCCTCCATTTGGAACTCAAGACAACAGCTCATGCAGGATTG GTGGGCTTTCCCAATGCTGGCAAATCATCGCTTTTGAGAGCAATCTCCAGTGCAAAGCCAGCAGTGGCTGCCTACCCATTCACAACCCTAAATCCCCATGTTGGCGTTGTCCACTACCAAGACTATGAACAAGTAGCAG TTGCTGACATTCCTGGCCTAATAAAAGGTGCTCATCAAAACAGGGGCCTCGGGATGGCCTTCCTAAGGCATATTGAACGCTGCCGCTTTCTCTTGTATGTGGTGGATCTCTCTGTATCTCAGCCATGGATTCAGCTGCAAGACTTAAAATATGAACTGGAACAATATAAAAAAGGATTGTCTGAGAGGCCTTGCGTTGTCATCGGGAATAAGATTGACCTTGCTCAGTCCAGGATCAATCTGCCACTCCTTAAAGAACAGATAGATGACCGGGTCATCGCGTTGTCTGCGTTGACAGGAGACAACCTAGAGGAACTGTTGTTGCATTTGAGAGAACTGTATGACACTTATGTGAAGACAGAACAATCACGAGGGCAAAGCCCAGTCAAGTGGTAG
- the HRH3 gene encoding histamine H3 receptor, translating to MESGGALNGSAAAAAAGRFAAAGTAALGALMALLIAVTVAGNALVMLAFAADSSLRTQNNFFLLNLAISDFLVGAFCIPLYVPYVLTGRWIFGRSLCKLWLVVDYLLCTSSVFNIVLISYDRFLSVTRAVAYRAQQGNTKRAVLKMVMVWVLAFLLYGPAIISWEYISGRSIIPTGECYAEFFYNWYFLMTASTLEFFTPFISVMFFNLSIYLNIQKRTKIRLDIFHEVHNQSFTEEMEMSPEAKLSLKCCKWEQKEPAETLDLSKSKAQAAASTASLGTKDLLSTSSESSGKPKCCNKKSCKNSASTLSLEKRMKIVSQSVTQRFRLSRDKKVAKSLAIIVGIFGICWAPYTLLMIIRAGCHGHCISDYWYETSFWLLWINSAINPVLYPLCHYSFRRAFIKLLCPKKLKIQPHGPLRNCWK from the exons ATGGAGAGCGGCGGGGCGCTGAACGGctccgccgccgctgccgccgccgggcgctTCGCCGCCGCCGGCACGGCGGCGCTGGGCGCGCTGATGGCCCTGCTGATCGCCGTCACCGTGGCCGGCAACGCGCTGGTGATGCTGGCCTTCGCGGCGGACTCCAGCCTGCGCACCCAGAAcaacttcttcctcctcaacctgGCCATCTCGGATTTCCTAGTAG GTGCCTTCTGCATTCCCTTGTACGTGCCGTATGTGCTGACGGGGAGATGGATCTTCGGGAGAAGCCTCTGCAAACTCTGGCTGGTAGTTGACTACCTGCTCTGCACCTCTTCGGTCTTCAACATCGTACTGATTAGCTATGACAGATTCCTCTCAGTGACAAGAGCG GTTGCCTACAGAGCCCAGCAAGGCAACACCAAGCGAGCGGTGCTGAAGATGGTGATGGTATGGGTATTAGCATTCCTGCTTTACGGACCTGCCATTATCAGCTGGGAGTACATATCAGGCCGGAGTATCATACCCACCGGGGAATGCTACGCTGAATTTTTCTACAACTGGTATTTTCTCATGACAGCCTCTACACTGGAGTTTTTCACCCCTTTCATCAGCGTAATGTTTTTCAACCTGAGCATTTACCTGAACATACAGAAGCGTACCAAAATACGCCTGGATATTTTCCACGAAGTGCACAACCAGTCCTTCACTGAAGAGATGGAAATGAGCCCAGAAGCAaagctttctttgaaatgctgtaAGTGGGAGCAGAAGGAGCCAGCTGAAACCCTCGACCTATCTAAGAGCAAAGCTCAAGCAGCAGCCTCCACTGCCAGCCTGGGTACCAAAGACCTGCTGTCAACAAGCTCCGAGAGCTCTGGGAAACCCAAGTGTTGCAACAAAAAGAGCTGTAAAAATTCAGCATCCACTCTGTCCTTAGAGAAACGGATGAAGATAGTGTCCCAGAGCGTGACTCAACGCTTCAGGCTCTCTAGGGACAAGAAAGTGGCTAAATCACTGGCAATAATCGTGGGCATTTTTGGGATTTGCTGGGCACCATACACTCTCCTGATGATCATCCGCGCAGGCTGCCATGGCCACTGCATCTCTGACTACTGGTATGAGACTTCCTTTTGGCTGCTATGGATCAACTCGGCTATCAACCCTGTCCTATACCCTCTCTGCCACTACAGCTTCAGAAGAGCTTTTATTAAACTCCTCTGTCCCAAGAAGCTAAAGATTCAACCTCACGGTCCCCTTCGGAACTGCTGGAAGTGA